The Pangasianodon hypophthalmus isolate fPanHyp1 chromosome 13, fPanHyp1.pri, whole genome shotgun sequence genome includes a window with the following:
- the znf281a gene encoding zinc finger protein 281 produces the protein MSLIQDKLGSEFLRPGGGMEAGFSPGMLMFSHLPPVTSFTRLTGQSVMAELQPHELVLKKERHSPDCDVSGGGGGLVSGAGMMPGTGEYMPAMGIKQEKVSELDYRQPMYPSDGGRGGTEMLEMTLSNHQNLLVHDLSMGNLSGRLGKDSSGRKGRRSNGDGQEGKTRRKRGESKSVMLDPDGGMVSPSSKPHICEHCSAAFRSSYHLRRHVLIHTGERPFRCNQCNMSFIQKYLLQRHEKIHSGEKPFSCDQCNMRFIQKYHMERHKRTHSGEKPYKCDTCQQYFSRTDRLLKHKRTCGDGIKKDLDGVEIELGREAHGGHGSYAITQGNVTTPGRKRGKSKTGGEGGKRKRASGPSHSQGTEGYGLHDFNTVDNHGLSLSSSTSASHPGPSMHGEPVPAPKMAFKKGHRKALEKNAQSKPGNMELTGDTSMDDMGLLQGHKAIQSSSNNSANYDDAMQFLKKRRYLHVTSNGGIGGGTSGYDVGVSHLQPQPVVVQGIVSGVMDGDSSLGLLDSSPLADIKPDKSGIPDEVLQSLLEHYGHKPDVTFELSDPHPVELEHGPAEGVDPMGAESNPGGGDKTSLMHEYSRFLLQALERTSHSGGFVLGPTPSSSSSSSAVASFPTYTTSPLEFSFGLPASSSSPTLNSSVPKPHFVGLLGSSSPSQGFHLSGLEPTAHSQHSQQQLTPSQELTEQLEKQHTNSPPAPPHTPNTSAYQLPAPTTDLSGQKDGQGPKNGATGFSMAPAKGSYQIENFAQAFGGQFKGGRRPLVFSTDSGADVEQFSGYSSLLASVSNTKSPQSQSYN, from the exons ATGAGCCTCATTCAGGACAAGCTGGGAAGCGAGTTCCTGCGGCCGGGCGGGGGCATGGAGGCCGGCTTCAGTCCGGGCATGCTGATGTTCAGCCACCTGCCGCCCGTCACCAGCTTCACCCGCCTGACTGGACAGAGCGTCATGGCCGAGCTGCAGCCACACGAGCTCGTCCTGAAGAAGGAGCGCCACTCGCCCGACTGCGATGtctcaggaggaggaggaggactggTGTCCGGAGCAGGGATGATGCCAGGGACGGGCGAATACATGCCTGCTATGGGCATTAAGCAGGAGAAGGTGTCGGAGCTGGACTACAGGCAGCCCATGTATCCGAGCGACGGGGGGCGTGGTGGCACTGAGATGCTGGAGATGACCCTCAGCAACCATCAGAACCTGCTGGTACACGACCTCAGCATGGGGAAC CTGTCGGGGAGGCTGGGAAAGGACTCCTCAGGGAGGAAAGGTCGAAGGTCAAATGGTGACGGACAGGAGGGCAAGACGCGACGGAAACGAGGAGAATCGAAG TCCGTGATGCTGGATCCTGATGGAGGGATGGTGTCACCCAGCTCTAAACCACACATCTGCGAGCACTGCAGCGCAGCCTTTCGCAGCTCCTACCATCTCCGCAGACACGTTCTCATACACACGG GTGAAAGGCCATTCCGGTGTAATCAGTGTAATATGAGCTTCATTCAGAAATACCTCCTGCAGAGACACGAGAAAATACACAGCG GAGAGAAGCCTTTTAGCTGTGACCAGTGCAACATGCGCTTCATTCAGAAATACCACATGGAGAGACATAAACGAACACACAGTGGAGAAAAGCCATACAAGTGTGACACCTGCCAACAG taTTTTTCCAGGACAGACCGGTTGTTGAAGCACAAGCGGACATGTGGAGACGGCATAAAGAAGGATTTGGACGGAGTAGAGATCGAGCTGGGCAGGGAGGCCCACGGCGGGCATGGCAGCTACGCAATCACTCAGGGAAACGTGACCACACCAGGCCGCAAACGAGGCAAGTCCAAAACTGGTGGCGAGGGTGGCAAACGCAAGAGGGCGTCAGGGCCCTCACACAGTCAGGGGACAGAGGGGTATGGCCTGCACGATTTTAACACTGTGGACAACCATGGACTCTCActatcatcatcaacatcagcatcccatccagggcCCAGCATGCACGGAGAACCTGTGCCAGCACCCAAAATGGCATTTAAAAAGGGCCACAGGAAAGCCTTGGAGAAAAACGCCCAGTCCAAGCCTGGCAACATGGAGCTGACTGGCGACACAAGCATGGATGACATGGGCCTTCTCCAGGGCCACAAAGCAATCCAAAGTAGCAGCAACAACAGCGCCAACTATGATGATGCCATGCAGTTCCTGAAGAAGCGGCGCTACCTGCATGTGACCAGCAACGGCGGGATAGGGGGTGGAACTTCTGGCTATGATGTGGGTGTCAGCCACTTGCAGCCCCAGCCAGTTGTTGTTCAGGGCATCGTGTCTGGAGTAATGGATGGAGACTCCTCGTTGGGACTCCTCGACTCGTCGCCTCTGGCTGACATCAAGCCAGACAAGTCAGGAATCCCAGATGAAGTGCTACAAAGCCTGCTGGAGCACTATGGCCACAAGCCCGATGTGACCTTTGAGTTATCCGACCCACATCCTGTGGAACTGGAGCACGGCCCGGCCGAGGGTGTTGACCCAATGGGTGCCGAGAGCAACCCAGGGGGTGGAGACAAAACGTCCTTAATGCACGAGTACTCTCGCTTCCTTCTGCAGGCTCTTGAGAGGACAAGTCACAGTGGTGGCTTTGTACTTGGGCCGAcaccttcctcctcttcctcgtcCAGCGCTGTAGCTTCTTTCCCCACCTACACCACATCGCCTTTGGAGTTCTCCTTTGGCCTCccagcctcctcctcctctccaaCGCTCAATTCCTCTGTGCCAAAGCCACACTTTGTTGGCTTGTTGGGGAGCTCGTCGCCTTCGCAGGGCTTCCATCTGAGTGGCCTGGAGCCCACGGCACACTCCCAGCATTCCCAGCAGCAGCTCACCCCATCCCAGGAGCTGACGGAACAGCTGGAGAAACAACACACCAactctcctcctgctcctccacACACCCCTAACACAAGCGCCTACCAGCTCCCGGCTCCAACCACTGACCTTAGTGGCCAGAAAGATGGCCAAGGCCCCAAAAACGGCGCCACTGGCTTCTCAATGGCCCCGGCCAAAGGCTCGTATCAGATCGAGAATTTTGCTCAGGCGTTTGGGGGGCAGTTTAAAGGCGGGCGTAGGCCTTTGGTGTTCAGTACAGACTCGGGCGCAGACGTGGAGCAATTCTCAGGGTACAGCAGCCTTCTGGCCAGCGTGAGCAACACCAAAAGCCCACAAAGCCAAAGCTACAACTGA